AGTCTCGCTGTCCGAGGCCTGCGCCGTGCGCGGCGTGTCTCCGGACGATCTGATCGCCGAACTCGAGGCCGTACGCGGCGCGGGCAGCGGCGTGGCGGGTGATTATTACGAGCGCATGTCGCTGCCGCTACTCATCGATCACATCCTGCACACGCACCATGCGTATCTGCGCAGAACCATGCCGCCGCTCACCGCCTGGTCGGCCAAGGTCGCGTCCGCGCACGGCGAACGTCATCCGGAAACGGTGCGCCTCGCCGCGGTTGTCGCAGCGCTGTGCGCCGAACTCGAGCAGCACATGTTCAAGGAGGAACGAATTCTTTTCCCGGCGATTATCGCGCAGGGCGGAGTGCGCGCCGACAGGACGCCCTTCGGATTCGGTTCGATCGGCAATCCCATCGCGATGATGGAACACGAACACAGGGACGCCGGCGCGGCGCTCGAGGAGTTGCGGACACTCAGCGGCGGCTATGCCGTGCCACCCGACGCCTGCGCCACATACA
This region of Ignavibacteriota bacterium genomic DNA includes:
- the ric gene encoding iron-sulfur cluster repair di-iron protein; translation: MNTTQATVGDIVREDFRAAAVFEQHGIDFCCGGGVSLSEACAVRGVSPDDLIAELEAVRGAGSGVAGDYYERMSLPLLIDHILHTHHAYLRRTMPPLTAWSAKVASAHGERHPETVRLAAVVAALCAELEQHMFKEERILFPAIIAQGGVRADRTPFGFGSIGNPIAMMEHEHRDAGAALEELRTLSGGYAVPPDACATYTALYRELEVFEKDLHMHIHLENNILFPRALRNETGA